In one window of Microplitis demolitor isolate Queensland-Clemson2020A chromosome 4, iyMicDemo2.1a, whole genome shotgun sequence DNA:
- the LOC103574306 gene encoding cyclin-dependent kinase 4 isoform X3, with product MADRRRLPSSEPSKTTLFPSSPPPKKSKLSETNEDIGLEIEEAEISLETSEILSRSSSLEQVENQKESLVVDNPTAGPSKSKKDSQDTENSTKFLGRQIMGKKTDSSLVGEHAHYQELSLIGDGAYGTVYKAKDLSSGQVVALKKVRVPLTEDGLPTSTLREIAGLKQLERFEHPNIVKLLDVCQGNYLQLPSSAKQTEILNRGLTLWLVFEHVDQDLASFISVCPPGGLSSQLIKQMSKEILLGVDFLHSHRIIHRDLKPQNLLVTREGKIKIADFGLAKTYDFEMRLTSVVVTLWYRAPEVLLGCPYATPVDIWSVGCILAELNRLAPLFPGTSEGDELDRIFQVLGTPSQEEWPKNVSLSWTAFPQRYPMPLKNIIPQINSDGLELIANMLTFNPHVRLTAAQALQHRYFTDSSS from the exons ATGGCCGATAGACGTCGGCTTCCGAGCTCGGAGCCATCAAAAACTACATTATTCCCATCTTCACCACCaccaaaaaagtcaaaattatctgaaactAATGAAGATATTGGATTAGAGATAGAAGAGGCTGAAATAAGTCTTGAAACAAGCGAAATATTATCTAGGAGTAGTTCTTTAGAACAAGTTGAGAACCAGAAAGAAAGTCTAGTGGTTGATAATCCAACTGCTGGTCCTTCAAAGAGCAAAAAAGACTCACAAGATACAGAGAACTCTACAAAATTTCTTGGGCGGCAAATAATGGGAAAGAAAACTGATAGTTCGTTGGTTGGTGAGCATGCCCATTATCAAGAACTATCTTTAATTGGTGATGGAGCTTATGGAACGGTTTACAAAGCCAAAGATTTGTCTAGTGGTCAAGTTGTcgcattaaaaaaagttcgagTTCCTCTAACAGAAGATGGGCTTCCTACATCAACTTTAAGAGAGATTGCAGgattaaaacaattagaaaGATTCGAGCATCCAAATATTGTAAAACTCTTAGATGTTTGTCAAGGAAATTATCTTCAGCTTCCAAGCAGTGCCAAGCAAACTGAAATATTAAATCGTGGTTTAACTTTATGGTTAGTTTTTGAACATGTCGATCAAGATTTGGCGTCTTTTATTTCGGTATGTCCACCTGGGGGATTATCATCCCAATTAATTAAGCAAATGTCCAAAGAGATTCTTTTAGGTGTTGATTTCTTACACAGTCATCGCATTATTCATCGAGATTTAAAGCCGCAAAATCTCCTAGTGACTCGAgaaggtaaaataaaaatagcagACTTTGGATTAGCAAAAACGTACGACTTTGAAATGAGATTAACATCTGTa gttGTAACACTTTGGTATCGTGCACCAGAAGTACTTTTAGGATGTCCTTATGCAACTCCTGTTGATATTTGGTCTGTTGGTTGCATTCTTGCTGAGTTGAATAGACTTGCACCGTTGTTTCCTGGCACCAGTGAAGGCGATGAGTTAGATAGAATTTTTCA agTACTTGGAACTCCAAGTCAAGAAGAATGGCCAAAAAATGTATCCCTTAGTTGGACAGCATTTCCACAAAGATATCCTATGCcgttaaaaaacataataccTCAAATAAATAGTGATGGTTTAGAATTAATCGCTAATATGTTGACATTTAATCCTCATGTACGTTTAACAGCAGCTCAAGCTCTTCAACACAGGTATTTTACTGATTCTTcatcttaa
- the LOC103574306 gene encoding cyclin-dependent kinase 4 isoform X1: protein MCVGRNIQRHRSNKTADTKPRDVVMADRRRLPSSEPSKTTLFPSSPPPKKSKLSETNEDIGLEIEEAEISLETSEILSRSSSLEQVENQKESLVVDNPTAGPSKSKKDSQDTENSTKFLGRQIMGKKTDSSLVGEHAHYQELSLIGDGAYGTVYKAKDLSSGQVVALKKVRVPLTEDGLPTSTLREIAGLKQLERFEHPNIVKLLDVCQGNYLQLPSSAKQTEILNRGLTLWLVFEHVDQDLASFISVCPPGGLSSQLIKQMSKEILLGVDFLHSHRIIHRDLKPQNLLVTREGKIKIADFGLAKTYDFEMRLTSVVVTLWYRAPEVLLGCPYATPVDIWSVGCILAELNRLAPLFPGTSEGDELDRIFQVLGTPSQEEWPKNVSLSWTAFPQRYPMPLKNIIPQINSDGLELIANMLTFNPHVRLTAAQALQHRYFTDSSS, encoded by the exons aCACAAAGCCGAGAGATGTTGTGATGGCCGATAGACGTCGGCTTCCGAGCTCGGAGCCATCAAAAACTACATTATTCCCATCTTCACCACCaccaaaaaagtcaaaattatctgaaactAATGAAGATATTGGATTAGAGATAGAAGAGGCTGAAATAAGTCTTGAAACAAGCGAAATATTATCTAGGAGTAGTTCTTTAGAACAAGTTGAGAACCAGAAAGAAAGTCTAGTGGTTGATAATCCAACTGCTGGTCCTTCAAAGAGCAAAAAAGACTCACAAGATACAGAGAACTCTACAAAATTTCTTGGGCGGCAAATAATGGGAAAGAAAACTGATAGTTCGTTGGTTGGTGAGCATGCCCATTATCAAGAACTATCTTTAATTGGTGATGGAGCTTATGGAACGGTTTACAAAGCCAAAGATTTGTCTAGTGGTCAAGTTGTcgcattaaaaaaagttcgagTTCCTCTAACAGAAGATGGGCTTCCTACATCAACTTTAAGAGAGATTGCAGgattaaaacaattagaaaGATTCGAGCATCCAAATATTGTAAAACTCTTAGATGTTTGTCAAGGAAATTATCTTCAGCTTCCAAGCAGTGCCAAGCAAACTGAAATATTAAATCGTGGTTTAACTTTATGGTTAGTTTTTGAACATGTCGATCAAGATTTGGCGTCTTTTATTTCGGTATGTCCACCTGGGGGATTATCATCCCAATTAATTAAGCAAATGTCCAAAGAGATTCTTTTAGGTGTTGATTTCTTACACAGTCATCGCATTATTCATCGAGATTTAAAGCCGCAAAATCTCCTAGTGACTCGAgaaggtaaaataaaaatagcagACTTTGGATTAGCAAAAACGTACGACTTTGAAATGAGATTAACATCTGTa gttGTAACACTTTGGTATCGTGCACCAGAAGTACTTTTAGGATGTCCTTATGCAACTCCTGTTGATATTTGGTCTGTTGGTTGCATTCTTGCTGAGTTGAATAGACTTGCACCGTTGTTTCCTGGCACCAGTGAAGGCGATGAGTTAGATAGAATTTTTCA agTACTTGGAACTCCAAGTCAAGAAGAATGGCCAAAAAATGTATCCCTTAGTTGGACAGCATTTCCACAAAGATATCCTATGCcgttaaaaaacataataccTCAAATAAATAGTGATGGTTTAGAATTAATCGCTAATATGTTGACATTTAATCCTCATGTACGTTTAACAGCAGCTCAAGCTCTTCAACACAGGTATTTTACTGATTCTTcatcttaa
- the LOC103574306 gene encoding cyclin-dependent kinase 4 isoform X2, with protein sequence MDIVEERNDTKPRDVVMADRRRLPSSEPSKTTLFPSSPPPKKSKLSETNEDIGLEIEEAEISLETSEILSRSSSLEQVENQKESLVVDNPTAGPSKSKKDSQDTENSTKFLGRQIMGKKTDSSLVGEHAHYQELSLIGDGAYGTVYKAKDLSSGQVVALKKVRVPLTEDGLPTSTLREIAGLKQLERFEHPNIVKLLDVCQGNYLQLPSSAKQTEILNRGLTLWLVFEHVDQDLASFISVCPPGGLSSQLIKQMSKEILLGVDFLHSHRIIHRDLKPQNLLVTREGKIKIADFGLAKTYDFEMRLTSVVVTLWYRAPEVLLGCPYATPVDIWSVGCILAELNRLAPLFPGTSEGDELDRIFQVLGTPSQEEWPKNVSLSWTAFPQRYPMPLKNIIPQINSDGLELIANMLTFNPHVRLTAAQALQHRYFTDSSS encoded by the exons aCACAAAGCCGAGAGATGTTGTGATGGCCGATAGACGTCGGCTTCCGAGCTCGGAGCCATCAAAAACTACATTATTCCCATCTTCACCACCaccaaaaaagtcaaaattatctgaaactAATGAAGATATTGGATTAGAGATAGAAGAGGCTGAAATAAGTCTTGAAACAAGCGAAATATTATCTAGGAGTAGTTCTTTAGAACAAGTTGAGAACCAGAAAGAAAGTCTAGTGGTTGATAATCCAACTGCTGGTCCTTCAAAGAGCAAAAAAGACTCACAAGATACAGAGAACTCTACAAAATTTCTTGGGCGGCAAATAATGGGAAAGAAAACTGATAGTTCGTTGGTTGGTGAGCATGCCCATTATCAAGAACTATCTTTAATTGGTGATGGAGCTTATGGAACGGTTTACAAAGCCAAAGATTTGTCTAGTGGTCAAGTTGTcgcattaaaaaaagttcgagTTCCTCTAACAGAAGATGGGCTTCCTACATCAACTTTAAGAGAGATTGCAGgattaaaacaattagaaaGATTCGAGCATCCAAATATTGTAAAACTCTTAGATGTTTGTCAAGGAAATTATCTTCAGCTTCCAAGCAGTGCCAAGCAAACTGAAATATTAAATCGTGGTTTAACTTTATGGTTAGTTTTTGAACATGTCGATCAAGATTTGGCGTCTTTTATTTCGGTATGTCCACCTGGGGGATTATCATCCCAATTAATTAAGCAAATGTCCAAAGAGATTCTTTTAGGTGTTGATTTCTTACACAGTCATCGCATTATTCATCGAGATTTAAAGCCGCAAAATCTCCTAGTGACTCGAgaaggtaaaataaaaatagcagACTTTGGATTAGCAAAAACGTACGACTTTGAAATGAGATTAACATCTGTa gttGTAACACTTTGGTATCGTGCACCAGAAGTACTTTTAGGATGTCCTTATGCAACTCCTGTTGATATTTGGTCTGTTGGTTGCATTCTTGCTGAGTTGAATAGACTTGCACCGTTGTTTCCTGGCACCAGTGAAGGCGATGAGTTAGATAGAATTTTTCA agTACTTGGAACTCCAAGTCAAGAAGAATGGCCAAAAAATGTATCCCTTAGTTGGACAGCATTTCCACAAAGATATCCTATGCcgttaaaaaacataataccTCAAATAAATAGTGATGGTTTAGAATTAATCGCTAATATGTTGACATTTAATCCTCATGTACGTTTAACAGCAGCTCAAGCTCTTCAACACAGGTATTTTACTGATTCTTcatcttaa